The Acidobacteriota bacterium genomic sequence CCTCATTCACAATCTGCTGCGCTGGCAAGCTGGTAATTTGAAGGAAGAAACAGGACTGATGTTTACGCTTACCCATGGCTCAACAGAAGGTTTCCCTGACTCCTCGGCGTTTCTGGCCTGGCTCAATCAATTGCCGCCCGCCTGGCAAAGCTTCTTTACGGCAGAGCGCGAGTTGTTCATTACGCGGGCGCCGGGCCGTCTCGATCTAATGGGCGGCATTGCCGATTATTCCGGCGCGCTGGTGTTGCAGTTGCCGATTTCCGTCGCCACGCATGTCGCCTTGCAACGCCGCAACGACCGGCGTGTGCGCATTGTCAGTCTGGCGGTGGAATCCGGCGCACCCGCCCGCAGCTTTGAAATGGGCCTCGAAGAATTCGGCACGGCTGCCGCGCCGCTCGATTACGCCACGGCCTGTGAGCGGTTCAAACGCAAACCTGAAATGCAATGGGCGGCCTATATCGCGGGCGTCTTTCTGGTGCTGCTGCGCGAACGCGGCATTGAGTTTGCCGAAGGCGCAAACCTGCTGATTCGCTCGCGCTTGCCGGAAGGTAAGGGCATCAGTTCTTCGGCGGCGCTGGAAGTCGCCGCGATGCAGGCGGTCGCGGCGGCTTACGAACTCGACTTGGAACCGAGCGCGGGCGCGTTTCTCTGCCAGATCGTTGAGAATCGTGTTGCCGGCGCGCCCTGCGGCGTGATGGATCAAATGGCCTCAATGTGCGGCGGCCCTGATGAATTGCTGGCGCTGGTTTGCCAGCCGGGCACGTTGCAGGAGCCGGTCAAATTGCCCGCCGGGCTGGCGGTGTGGGGCATTGATTCGGGCATTCGCCACGCCGTCGGCGGCAGCGATTATGGCACCGTGCGTACCGCAGCGTTTATGGGCTACCGCATCCTCGCTATGCTGGCCGAGTTGGAGTGCGAAGCCACGGATACACCCGGCAAAGTGCGGATTGTTGATCCGCGCTGGCACGGTTATCTGGCCAATCTGAGCGCGTCGGAATTTGAACAACAGTTCGCGCCCTATCTGCCGCAACGCATTTCCGGCGCGGATTTTCTGGCGCAATACCAGGGCATCACCGACCCGGTCACGACCGTTGACCCGGCGCGCAGCTACCCCGTCGCCGCTGCCACGCGCCATCCGATTTATGAAAACGAACGCGTCAACCTGTTCGCCGAACTGCTGCGGCATTGGCAGGACGAGAGCCAGGCGAGGCTGTTGGGCGAGTTGATGTATGCCTCGCACGCCAGTTATTCGGCTTGCGGTTTGGGTTCGGAGGGGACGGATGAATTGGTGCGATTGGTGCGCGAGGCCGGCCCCGCGCAAGGCTTGTTCGGCGCTAAGATCACCGGCGGCGGCAGCGGCGGAGCCGTCGCCATTTTGGGGCGGCCCGAAGCGGAAACCGTCGTCGAAGCCATTGCCGCAACCTACGCGCAACACACAGGCCGCGAGCCGCTGGGCCTGCGCGGCTCATCGCCGGGCGCGGCGCAATTCGGTTACTTACGTTTGAAAAAGGAGTGAATACGGCGTTTACGCTTAGTTAATGCCACAGAGGCACAGAGCTATACCAGACACGGGCAAAAGTTGCACTTTGCTTGAAGACGAAAGCGAGATTACGGAACAGACGGAAATAACGGAACACACGGAAGTCCTTCCCGGTTGTATTGTCCGTCTGTTCCGTTATTTCCGTCTGTTCCGTAATCTCAAAAAAGCCTGCGCTGATAGCTCAATCTATGACAGTGCATGGTTGTGCCTCTGTGGCAAAAATCGGCGTAAAGCCCAAAGCGAGTATGGCAATTTTAGTGACAGGCGGAGCCGGTTACATCGGCAGCGTAATGGTTGAACTCTTGCGCACGCGGGGCGAAAGCGTCGTCGTGCTCGACAATCTCTTTCGCGGCCATCGCGCCGCCGTGGATGCCAATGTGCCTTTTTATGAAGGGCAAATCGGCGACCGCGCTCTGGTCAAACGCATCTGCGCCGAACACCAAATCGAAGCCTGCATCCATTTCGCCGCTGCCGCTTATGTCGGCGAATCGGTGACCGATCCGCAATTCTATTTTGAAAACAACGTCGCCCAGGGCATCGCGCTGTTGGGTGAATTGCTGGCTGCCGATGTCAAGCGCTTCGTCTTCTCTTCGACCTGTGCGACCTATGGCGAACCCGAACGCGTGCCAATTGACGAAACGCATCCGCAACATCCGGCCAACCCTTACGGTTGGTCAAAGCTGATGCTGGAAAAAGTCCTGACCGCTTACGATCACGCCTACGGCCTGCGCTTTGTCGCCCTGCGCTATTTCAACGCCTGCGGCGCGCTCCCCCAATGCGGCGAAGACCACACGCCCGAAACGCATTTGATCCCGAACGTCTTGAATGCCGCGCTGGGCAAACTGCCTTTTGTTTCGGTGTTTGGCGGTGACTATCCCACGCCCGACGGCACCGCCATCCGCGATTACGTACACGTCAGCGACCTGGGCGCGGCGCACCTGCTGGCGCTTCAACACCTGCGCGCAGGCGGAGCATCGGATTTCATCAACCTCGGCAGCGAACACGGCTACTCCGTGCTGGAAGTGATCGAAGCCGCCCGCCGCGTCACCGGCAAAGCCATCGAAGTCAAACTGGAACCGCGCCGCCCCGGCGATCCTTCACGCCTGGTGGCCAATGCAACGAAAGCGAAACAGGTGTTGGGTTGGCAGCCGGAATACACCACGCTTGATCCAATTTTGCAGTCGGCGTGGGATTGGCATGTGGCGCATCCGGATGGGTATGCAGATTCAAGGGCTGGATAGTTTGCGCTACGGGTAACTCAGCACCTGCTTGTCCTTCAACAGCCGCTCACGCAATTGGGCATACGGCACATCTTGCACCGCCAGCTTGCCGTCCAGCGCCAGCACCGCCGCCGTCGCCGCCGATTGCCCCAAGATCATAAACACAGGCTCCATCCGAATGCTGCCAAAGGCGATGTGCGAACTCGATACGCAAACGGGCACGAGCAGGTTATCGGCTTGGCCTTTCTTCGGCACGAGCGCGCTGTAAGCAATCTGATACGGCCCATTCGTAGACACACCGATGTCACCTTCGTTTTGGACATAGGCGTCTTTGCCGGTGCCGCCTTCTGGAAAGACGATATAGCGTTGGATGTTGTGCGAATCAATGCCGTAAGAACCCATGCCGACTGAAGCGGGCGTCGGACGTTTTTTCAGCAATTCATTTTCGGTCATCACATACGCGCCGATCATGCGGCGCGCTTCGCGGACATAAATCTGGTGCGGCCAGTTGCCATTGTCTTTGAATTCGTCTTTGGCCAAGCCCCACTTGCGAAACTCATCTTGCACGTGTTTGGGCACGCGCGGATCGTTGGCGATGAAATAGAGCCAGCCTTTTTCGTATTGCTCATGTTCCCGGATGATCGCGCGGCGGCGTTCGTAGCTGGCATCGGGATAGTCATAATTCATCCCGATGTTGTCGGTGCTGAACGGGCCGTGATTGTTGGTATCGGTCTTGCGATTTGGTAGGCGGTCGAATTTCTGAAAGGTCTCGCGCCAGCCGGCCTTGAAGACGCGCAGCAATAGTTCGTATTGCTTCGGATCGTAGCCCGCCGGTTTCGGAAAGGGCACACGATTGTCAGGCTGATCGGTTAGGCACAGGCGGAAGCCATAGGCCTGGACTTTGTTGTCGGCTGCGCCATATTCGCCCGGCGGCGTGGTTGAGATGCGCGGTAACACGCCACTCGCGGGATCGCCGGGAATCCAGTATGGGCTGATCTTTTCGTTGACCGCGCCAAAATGATGCCGGTGATGCAGCACGCCGGTTTGCACGCCTGCCCATTGTTCGTCGTAAGCGTCTTTCGACTCGCGGCCTACGTGATAGCTGACGCCCGCCGCCGCCAGCAAATCGCCTTCGTAGGTGGCGTCAATGAACATCTGGCCCGCGTAGGTTTTGCCGCTCAGGGTCTTAAACGAGACGATGCGCGCGCCGGTTTTCTTCACGCCGTTTTGGCGATTGAGCCATTCGTTGCGGACGATGGGAATTTTGTAAGCGGCAATCATTTCTTCAAAGACCTGTTCCGCGATGTGCGGCTCAAAAATCCACATCGTGCGATTCTCGCCATCAAGCGCGGGCGTG encodes the following:
- a CDS encoding GHMP kinase, whose translation is MFTLTHGSTEGFPDSSAFLAWLNQLPPAWQSFFTAERELFITRAPGRLDLMGGIADYSGALVLQLPISVATHVALQRRNDRRVRIVSLAVESGAPARSFEMGLEEFGTAAAPLDYATACERFKRKPEMQWAAYIAGVFLVLLRERGIEFAEGANLLIRSRLPEGKGISSSAALEVAAMQAVAAAYELDLEPSAGAFLCQIVENRVAGAPCGVMDQMASMCGGPDELLALVCQPGTLQEPVKLPAGLAVWGIDSGIRHAVGGSDYGTVRTAAFMGYRILAMLAELECEATDTPGKVRIVDPRWHGYLANLSASEFEQQFAPYLPQRISGADFLAQYQGITDPVTTVDPARSYPVAAATRHPIYENERVNLFAELLRHWQDESQARLLGELMYASHASYSACGLGSEGTDELVRLVREAGPAQGLFGAKITGGGSGGAVAILGRPEAETVVEAIAATYAQHTGREPLGLRGSSPGAAQFGYLRLKKE
- the galE gene encoding UDP-glucose 4-epimerase GalE, producing the protein MAILVTGGAGYIGSVMVELLRTRGESVVVLDNLFRGHRAAVDANVPFYEGQIGDRALVKRICAEHQIEACIHFAAAAYVGESVTDPQFYFENNVAQGIALLGELLAADVKRFVFSSTCATYGEPERVPIDETHPQHPANPYGWSKLMLEKVLTAYDHAYGLRFVALRYFNACGALPQCGEDHTPETHLIPNVLNAALGKLPFVSVFGGDYPTPDGTAIRDYVHVSDLGAAHLLALQHLRAGGASDFINLGSEHGYSVLEVIEAARRVTGKAIEVKLEPRRPGDPSRLVANATKAKQVLGWQPEYTTLDPILQSAWDWHVAHPDGYADSRAG
- a CDS encoding FAD-dependent oxidoreductase; translation: MRKLLLLLFALCNAVPALGQAARAYDLVIYGGTAAAVTAAIQAKRMGKTVIIVAPDTHLGGLSSGGLGFTDTGNKAVIGGLAREFYQRVYQHYQKPETWRWENREQFGNKGQGTPALDGENRTMWIFEPHIAEQVFEEMIAAYKIPIVRNEWLNRQNGVKKTGARIVSFKTLSGKTYAGQMFIDATYEGDLLAAAGVSYHVGRESKDAYDEQWAGVQTGVLHHRHHFGAVNEKISPYWIPGDPASGVLPRISTTPPGEYGAADNKVQAYGFRLCLTDQPDNRVPFPKPAGYDPKQYELLLRVFKAGWRETFQKFDRLPNRKTDTNNHGPFSTDNIGMNYDYPDASYERRRAIIREHEQYEKGWLYFIANDPRVPKHVQDEFRKWGLAKDEFKDNGNWPHQIYVREARRMIGAYVMTENELLKKRPTPASVGMGSYGIDSHNIQRYIVFPEGGTGKDAYVQNEGDIGVSTNGPYQIAYSALVPKKGQADNLLVPVCVSSSHIAFGSIRMEPVFMILGQSAATAAVLALDGKLAVQDVPYAQLRERLLKDKQVLSYP